Proteins from one Triticum aestivum cultivar Chinese Spring chromosome 7A, IWGSC CS RefSeq v2.1, whole genome shotgun sequence genomic window:
- the LOC606339 gene encoding 60S ribosomal protein L34, protein MVQRLTYRKRHSYATKSNQTRVVKTPGGKLVYQYTKKRASGPKCPVTGKKIQGIPHLRPTEYKRSRLSRNRRTVNRPYGGVLSGPAVRERIIRAFLVEEQKIVKKVLKIQKTKEKTTKS, encoded by the exons ATGGTGCAGCGGCTGACATACCGAAAGCGCCACAGCTACGCCACCAAGTCGAATCAGACTCGCGTCGTCAAGACCCCAG GTGGGAAGCTTGTCTACCAGTACACCAAGAAGCGGGCGAGTGGGCCAAAATGCCCGGTTACCGGCAAGAAGATCCAAGGA ATCCCACACCTGAGGCCTACTGAGTACAAGAGGTCCAGATTGTCGAGGAACAGGAGGACTGTGAACCGTCCTTATGGTGGTGTTCTGTCTGGTCCTGCAGTCAGGGAGAG GATCATTAGGGCGTTTTTGGTGGAGGAGCAGAAGATTGTGAAGAAGGTGCTTAAGATCCAGaagaccaaggagaagaccacCAAGAGCTAA